The sequence GGATTCCATAGTGCTGACGAAAGACTGTTTCATCAAAGTCAGCAAAGGCACTCTCTAGCCTGGCCCGCCTCTTCCTTTCGTACTCCAGAAAGTCATCGGATTGCTCTCCGTCCCCACCGCTCACAAAATGGGAATAGTGTTCACTGCAGAGCATCGCCGAGTAGGCGTCGACCGTTTCGACAGCATCGATGCCCTGCCTGTATAAGACGATCTTGGAGGGAAGAGGGAAATCGGTAAACCGGTAAGGTGCCTGTTTGCTATCATTCCAGAATGGTTCTTTGTCGAAGGGTGACCAGCCGACGTCATGCAGACGGACTGCCGTCAATACGGATGAGCGATCCTCCTCTCCGGGAAACAGCTCCTCTTTCCAGTGACTCATGATCTGCTCGGCCAGCCGGCCATGGCAGTCCTGCTCAACCAGTATGAAACTGTCTTTCCGTTCTCGAACAATCATTTCCTGCACATCCTTTCTGTTGTTCCTTTCCCCAATCGATGACAACGAATCAAAAAACACCTTTCCCGTAAGATAAGTGTACCGTTCAGACAATATGGATCCCATCGGCTTCCAGCATCGCCTGCAGTTCACTGTACTTGGATTGGCTCAATGGTATTTTGTGGCCGTTCGTCAATTCGATTGCATACGAACGGGCGGATGAGTCGGCTTCGATCGAGATGATCTGATGAAGAGGCACGAGGAATGATTGGTGCACCCTGTAAAACTCAAACGGATCAAACATCTGCTCGATCTCTTTCAAGGAGTCTTTTGCCAGAACTTATAGGAACCATCGTAGTATTGAACGCCCCCTATGCTTTGCAAGGTTATTTGTTCCTATCAGCCAACATGGTATATGCCATCTATTCCGGTTATGCCTTCTGGTACCCCGCACGGAACCTCGCAGCACCCACACTGCCAGTCAGCTAAGCACTTTCGCCACTGCGGTATGCCAGGGACTTTCACCCGTTAAAGAAAAGCGCTGCCAAGCACACAAAGCACTTCGTCCGCAACAGGACGAAGTGCTTTGCTTTTACTATAATGGATCATTTGGTACCAGCGGTATCCAGTTTTTCAGTTTCGTCTGCCCCTTGGCTTTTCTTCATGGCATCTTGCGCGGATACAAGCGGTATGGCCCGCAGGAAGATGGCAATCACAGCCCCCGCGACCATTATGCAGGCGGCCACAAAGAATGTTGTCGTCAACGCATCACTGAATACGCCTTTAATCGTGCTGACGAGCTGGGAGGCGACCGGCTGGAGATCAGCCGGCAGACTTGCCTGCAGTTCCTTCAGCTTCGGTGCATCGAGCAGAAGCTGCGGATCCATCAGCTGGCCCAGTTTGCCAGACTGTTCAGACGGCAGGTTTCCCATCCCGCTTTCCTGTCCGGAAAATCGGGCTGTCATCTTCTTCGCCAAGACGGAACTCATGACAGCGCCGAACACACCGATCCCGACCGTATTGCCGAGAGATCTGAACAGCTGGGAGGACGCGGATGCGACACCGAGCTGGCTCAGACTGACGGCATTTTGAACGGTCAGCGAGAAGACCGGCATACTGAGACCCAAACCGATGCCGACTACGCACAGATAGGCAATCATGAGTGCGATCGGGGTGTCGATTGAAACAGAACTCATGGCAAAAATCCCGGCAGCCCCTATGAGCAGTCCTGTGATCGCAAGGCCTTTATACTTACCGGTCTTCGTCATGAAACTGCCGGCAAATGTAGTTGCAAACACCATTGCAATCGACATCGGCATCATGATATACCCGGAGCCGCTTGGTGAAATGCCCTTGACCCCCTGGATGAAGAACGGGGTATAGATCATGATTCCCATCATGCCCGCTCCCAGCAAGAAGCCAGCAATATTGGACATGGTGACAATGTCATTCTTGAACAAGGATAACGGCAGGACGGGCGTCTTCACTTTGCTTTCTGTGATCATGAACGCAATCAGTGCAATGACCGTCAGACCGAACAGACCGATGATCTGCCAGGAGTACCACGCAAATTTCCCGGGTCCCTCACCTGCAAGGCTGAATGCCATCAGCAGGGACACAATGGTGACCGTCAGGAAGAACGAACCGAGATAGTCGATCGATTCCCCTTCCCGACGCGGCACTTTCGGGAACAGTTTCGCTATCAGGACAAATGCGATCAGACCGAGCGGCAGGAAAACCCAGAACACCCAGTGCCAGTCGAGATGGTCGACAATGTAGCCGCCCATCAATGGACCGAGGACACTGGAGATCCCAAAAATCCCGCTCATGGCACCCGTCCACTTCGCCCGCTCCCGCGGCAAATACAGATCTCCGACCGCCGTGAACGCCGTGGACATGATCATCCCGCCGCCGAGACCGGTGATTCCGCGGTAGACGATCAACTGGAAAATATCATTCGACAGACCGGATAAGAACGCACCGACCATGAAGAATCCGATTCCGGCGAGCAAAAATGGTTTCCTTCCATATATATCCGATAATTTACCGACCAGGATGGTCGCAACTGCCATTGTCAGCAAGTAGATGGTGATGACCCACGTGTAGTAATCCATGCCGCCGAGACGGGCGATGATCCGCGGCATGGCTACCCCGATAATCGTCTGATTGATGGCCGAAAAGAACATGGCAGCCATGATGGCCAGCATGATGGTCACTTTTTGTTTGTCCGTTAAATGATTCATTCTTTCATTCTTTCAGTCCTTTCATAGCTGATATGTTGGTTGCGGCCTGTTCGAATACAATCAGCATGACCTCCAGCTGTGCAGCATCCATTCCGGCAAATGCTTCCGCCATTTTTCTGCGACCGGCCAGACGGAGCTGCTGCAGTTCTTTGCGTCCTTTATCCGTGATTTCCAGATAGATGATCCGGCGGTCCTTATCATCACGGATGCGCAAGACATATCCATTCTCGATCAGCTTATCGGAAGCCGCCGTGACGGCCCCGGCCGTCAATCCCAATATTTTTGCAAGTTCGGACATTTTCAGACGGCCTTTCCGCGCCAGTGTGAATACCAGCTGTGATTGCGATCCCGGGAAATGGGAGATGAAGATATCCTTCCAGATCCGTCCCATATCCCGCGTGACATTCCAAAAAAGCTCTTCGAACTTACCGAAGTCCTCTGAATGATCGTTCCCCATTCTATTCCTCCTCGCCCTTAATTGTTCACTCATTTAATAGTTCAATTGTTAAAGTAATTGCCAGTATACTTCTCTGACAGCTTTCCGTCAAGTGCCTGATACGCCTTTTTAATGGATTACCGGCGGACGACACGGTATGATAGGTTCATTGATATCTACAAGAGCAGATGGAAAGAAGGATTTTGACATGAATGAGACGACATTGCAAAAAGACGCGATGCGCGTATTGAAAGAGACGAGCCGCACATTTTACATACCGATCAAACTATTGAAGCCGACCTTGCGCCAGACAGTCGGATCCGCTTACCTATGCATGCGCGCAATCGATGAAATCGAGGACCACGAACAGCTTGATGCTGCAAAGAAAACGGCCCTTCTTCGTGCGACAGCCGAACTGCTGCAGAACGGACTGGACCGGCAGGCGTACATGGAACTGCTGACCGAAGAAAAGGACAGCCTGCCGGAAGTGACACTCCGGCTGGCCGACTGGCTTGACGTCTGTCCACCTGATTTGTACGAGAATGTCCGCAATGTGACCGCAGTCATGGCGGATGGCATGGCCAAATGGGTCGAGAAGGATTTTGTCATCGAGACGAAAGAGGATCTGGACGATTATACGTACTACGTCGCAGGTCTTGTCGGCGTCATGCTGTCCGATATCTGGGAACAGTACGACGGCACGAAGACGGATCGGGACCTTGCAATCGGCTATGGCCGCGGGTTGCAGGCTGTCAATATGCTGCGAAATCAGGAAGAAGATGCAGAACGAGGGGTCCGGTTCCTGCCGGAGGGCTGGACGCGTGATGACCTGTTCGCCTACGCGAAAGAGAACCTTGCAATGGCAGATGAATACATGAAATCGATCCAGACGAAGAACATCATCCTGTTCTGCAAGATCCCGCTCGCGTTGGCAAAGAAGACTCTTGCGGCGATGGAAAAAGGCGAGGACAAGATGAAACGCGATGAAGTGAACGAGACAGTCGACGAAATCCTGAAAGAGACCACCTAAAAAGAGCAGCCGCGGCTGCTCTTTTCCTTTCCTGCAGTTGAAATGGCGACGGCGCTCATAAATCATCTCATTCCGCTCATAAACCTCGGAAAGTGATCATAAATCTGCCGTTCCGCTCTTAAACCGCAGATAATGATCATAAAACCGACAAACTGCTCATAAACCTCTGCAAACGCTCATAACTTCACAATTCCCAGCAGGACTCCATAGCTGTTCCCATACAATATCAAGTCATCGGGACGTATGCCCCTGTCAAACAGGCGGCTTTGACATACCTTATTCTATAGGCAGCTTGAAAGCCGGATGATCTGGATTCGTCATCTGCCTTCAAGCTGGCCGCTCATGGAAAGGAGGCCGATACAATGGGTTACGGTTGGGATTTGTGCGGCTGCGGTCATGGCGGATATATGCCATACCCTGAACAGCCGCATTGCCGCGGGGGATTCGGTCCAGGAAGAGGGTTTGCTCTTCTGGTCGTTCTGTTCATCCTCCTCATCATCATCGGAGCATCCTATGTCCCGAATAATTGCCGGGATCATGGCCATCATCACAAAAAAGACTGCTGATCATAGCAAATCTGCGCCTGTATGCCAGCGAGCATGCAGGCGTATTTTTCAATCACCCCAGTAGTCTCTCACACGATCAGACCGAAGAAACGGGTCGTCAACAGGACAACCCCGATCAGCACCATTAGGGCAGTTTGGACAAAAGTCACTTTGTATTCTGCCGGGTCCTCGGAATACTTTTTCTGCATATACCCCCGAATCGATTCCAAGATGACATTGCTCAAAGTGACGTAAAGGAAATATACGTATAACCAAGTGACCGTCGAGTAATCTGACGCCGCCAGCCAGACCGCCAGGCCGATTAATAGAAAGATGAACACCGCACGCAGCGTCCAGTCGATCCGGCGGTGTCGGTCATTCACTGAATGGGCAACCCATCGAAACGGCGTCTTCACCTTGAACAGCTTGCGGACAAGCCAGATCGTCAAGAAGAAGAACAATAGAATTCCAACTAATATCACCATCAGCTGCTGTACATTCGACATTCCGTTTTCCGCCCCCAATATTGCTCAGGCAACAGCCCTTTTCTTTCCAGCATACCACAACTGGTATAAATGGGTAACTGAAATTTAAAAACCCCATGCTTATGCATGGGGCCGGCTTCTCTTACGTTATTCGACTGTCACACTCTTCGCGAGGTTCCTCGGCTTGTCGACATCACACCCGCGCTGCAGCGAAGCATAATAACTGAGCAGCTGCAGCGGGATGACGGAGGCGAGCGGTGTCAGCAGGTCATGGACATGCGGGATGACAAACCGGTCGTCTTCTTCGCTGTCCCCTTCCATTGAAATGATGCATGCGTTCGCACCGCGTGCAGTCACTTCCTTGACATTGCCGCGCAAGTTAGGATTTACGCTCTTCTGTGTTGCGAGTGCGATGACAGGAGTGCCCTCCTCGATCAGAGCAATCGTTCCGTGTTTCAGTTCCCCTCCGGCAAAGCCCTCTGCCTGGATATAGGAAATTTCTTTCAATTTCAAGGCGCCTTCCAGACTGACGTAATAATCGAGCCCGCGGCCGATGAAGAAGGCATTGCGGCGGTCAGTGAGCAGTTCGGCCGCAAGCGTTTCGATTTCCTGTTTCGCATCGGTCAATGTCTGGATTGCATTTGCCGCAATCGCAAGTTCCTGCTTCAGGTCGAATTCACCTGCAGAGCCGCCGAGCGCAGCGGCTGTGATGGCCAGCACCGCAAGCTGCGCTGTATAGGCTTTCGTTGACGCGACTGCAATCTCAGGACCTGCATGCAGCAGCAGCGTATAATCGGCCTCCCGGGACAATGTGGAGCCCGGTACGTTCGTCATTGTGACAGACGGATATCCGAGTTCCTTCACTTTGACGAGCACTTGCCGGCTGTCTGCAGTTTCGCCTGACTGTGTGATGAACAGGAAGATCGGTTTTTTTGAAAGAAGTGGCATGTTATAACCGAATTCACTGGATATGTGCACTTCGACAGGCAGTCCTGCGAGCTTTTCAAAATACTCCTTGCCGATCAGGCCGGCATGGTAACTTGTTCCGGCTGCAATGATATAGAGACGGTCCGCCTCCTGGAATGCCTGCCGGATGGCTGCGTCGATCCCCAGACTGCCGTCTTCATCAGTATAGACCTCCATGATTTTCCGGATGACCCCGGGCTGCTCATCGATCTCCTTCAGCATATAGTGAGGATATGTGCCCTTCTCAATATCGCTCATATCGAGTTCAGCCGTATACGGCGTGCGCTCGATTACGGTTCCATCAATTGTCTCGATAACAATTTCTTCCTTGCCAAGAAGGACGACTTCCCCGTCGTGCAGCTCGATGAACTGATCCGTCACCTGCAGCATCGCCATTGCATCCGAAGCGACGACGTTGCAGTCTTCTCCGACGCCGATGAGCAGCGGGCTGCGGTTTTTCGCGACGAAGATCAGATCGGGTTCCTTTTCGTCGAGCATGGCAATTGCATACGAGCCATGAAGGAGGGATAACGACTTCCGGAACGCCTCGTCTGTTGTCAGACCTTCTTCCGCAAAGCGCTCAACAAGCTGTACGATGACTTCCGTGTCTGTGTCAGATGCGAAAGGGACGCCTGCCAAATAATCACGTTTCAGCTTGCTGTAATTTTCGATGACCCCATTGTGGACGAGCGTGAAACGACCTGACGCACTTTTATGCGGATGCGAATTCTTCTGATCGGGAATACCATGGGTCGCCCACCGGGTATGACCGATACCGGTCTTCGAATCGATCGTCAGGTCCGCAGCTTTCCGGAGATCGGCAATCCGCCCTTTCTCTTTGTACTGCATGAGACCCTCTGCTGTCTGGAATGCAAGGCCTGCCGAATCATATCCCCGGTACTCCAATTTCTCAAGACCGTTCAATAAAATATCCGCTGCCTGTTTCTTTCCGTTATAACCTACAATTCCGCACATATCGTTTCCTCCGCTTCAGCGGACAGGCATACAGAACGTCTGCCGAACTAAGAATCACTTTAGCAGTCCGGCAGGTTTGTTGCCGGGCCGTTGGTTGTAATAGGCTGCCTGCTCATCTCCTTTGTCACACAGGTCGCCCTGTGCTTTTTAAAGATGGCATGACAATCGGGCAGCATCGATCGGGAGGCATCCGCCGAATGTTCGATGAACCTCCGCCTCGTCTGCCGGAAAGTGCGGAGTGATTTTTCCGGCTCTGGCGCTTCAATTGGTTTCCGGGTTTTACGTGCTCCCTGTGCTCCTTCCTGCACGGACTGCATTTGCAGCCAACAACTATCATAGCGAATCGCATTTTCCGCTGTCAACTGACGGATCGTTCAGAAAACAGAAAAAAACTGCCGCAAAGGCCTGTATCGACAGACCTCCGGACAGTTTTCAAGCGGCTCAGTATGCGAGACTGAACAGCCCTTTGATATGTGAAAGGTAACGTACATTACTTGCTTCTTTCATAAGAGATGCCGGCATCCCTTTGAGGGATGTATTGTTTCCGCCGACAGACGCGACAGCATCTTTACGGCCGAGGCTTGCAAGTGTTCCCGAGTTGACCGGATTGAACACTTCCATCTGCTTGCCTGCAAGCATTGCATACAAGTTGTATCCGACCAATTCACCCATCTGCCATGCGTTCTGCGCAGTCGGTGCGTATGGACGTGCGCCTTCTTCAGCAGGGAATGCCACAGCTGCATCACCGACAACGAAGACATCCTTGTGTGATTTCGACTGCAGGAATTCGTTCACTGTTGCACGGCCGCGGTCGACTTCAATCCCCGACTCGCCAACCAGCGGATTTCCAGTGACGCCGCCTGTCCAGACGAATGTGTTCGCTTTGATGATCCGTCCGTCTTTCAAGGAGATCTCGTTGCCTTCCACGTTGGTGACAGGAAGACCGATCAGGAATTCGACACCGCGTTTTGAAAGGCTTTCCGTCGCGCGTTCGATCAGAGGATCCGGCAGCACAGGAAGGATTTTTGGTCCTGCTTCCACCAGCATGATTTTCAAATCATCCGGGTTGACGCCGTTCTCACGTGCCACTTTCGGCATGTGGTCGACGATTTCACCGACAAGTTCGACGCCTGTCAGTCCGCCTCCGCCGATCAGGATCGTCGCATCCGCTTCATCGTGCGAGACAGCGTATGCTTTGATGCGGTCTACGATATGAGCATAGATGGCATTCGCTTCACTTGCCGATTTCAGGACCATGCTGTTCTCTTCAAGGCCCGGGATGCCGAAGTATGCTGTTTTACTGCCGAGGGCTACGACAAGTGCATCGTAGGAAAGTGTATCACCATTCGCAAGATTCACTTTCTTCGTGTTCACATCGAAATTCTCGATCGTTTCGATGAGCAGCTGGACGCCTTTGCCTGCAAGAAGTTTCTCAAGCGGCAGTGCAACCGCTCCTTCGCTGATTGTGCCGCCAGCCAAACGGTGGAGTTCTGTAATGATCTGGTGAGTCGGAGTCTGGTTGATGAGCGTGATGGCTGCATCACTTTCTGACAAGAAGTTGCGGGCGTTCAGCGCTGCCAAAAGACCGCCATAACCTGCTCCTAGAATAACGATTTGCTTGGTCATTGTCTAATCTCCTTCTACAATAATTTAGGTTGTGATCACTTTGTGCGGTTGCGCTGTCCTGCAACTTCGAGGTATGCATTCAAAAAACGGAAAATGCGCTGGGCTTCCGGATCTTTGATCATTTTCATGAGACCGAACAGACCGATGGTTTCCGTATTCTGAGCAGCAAGGTCTTTTGCTTCGATAACGGTTGCAGCCAAGTTCTTTGCAGAGTCTTTCACTGGTGCAGCGATCTCTTTCATGAACTCAGCTGTATCGTTTTTAAGTACGTCATCTGTTGCGACTGCTTTCGCAACATCGTATGATTTCGTCATCAGGTCAACCAGCTCTGTCAGCTGTGGAAGTTTTTCCACAAGAGTTGTCAATGATTCCTGTACTTCCGGCTTCAGCAGCTGGTCCAAAATGTCTTGTTTCTGTTCTGACGGCAGTTTTGTGCCTTCAGCAGCAGTGTTCGCTGCTTCTTCAGGATTGAGCGGCGTAGTCATGTGCAAATCCCCTTTTCAGTATGATGTGTATTTGTCCTGAGGTAGTAAGAATATGCATGGCAAAACTGACGTTCCGTTCACTCGGCACATTCTCCTATTCAGATTACCATCCGATACTATACTCCTAATGGAACTTTTCTTCAAGTGTTTAGTTTGGTATTTAACTAATATGCGCCATTCAGATGAAACCCTTTTCATTTAACTCCAAATTAAAATCCTGTATACTGAATAGGGAGGATTGCTGAGCAACCCATCACACCAACGGAGGTATGATTCACCTATGAAAAAGTTAGCAGCTGTTTTTTTGGCGCTCACACTCATCTTTTCGCCGATCGGATCCTATGTTTTCCAGGATCAGTCGCCGACTGCGGATGCGCGGGGCTACAAATCCGGCAAGAGAGGTTTCACACCAAACCAGAACAACTTCAATAAACCTGCAGTTGACAAAAAGAAAGACCAAACCTCATTTACGAAAGACAAAAGTGCCCAGACTGCTAAACCCAAATCTGGCGGTCTCATGAAAGGTCTCATGGTCGGCGGCCTGGCAGGACTCCTGTTCGGCAGCCTTTTCGCTAACATGGGCATTCTCGGCTCCCTGCTCGGCCTGCTGATCAACGTGTTCGCGATCATTGCGATCATCGGTATCATCCGTATGGTCTTCACGCATTTCAAGAAAAAGAAATCCCGTGAGGATGATATGCGGCGATGGCAGAACTGATGATCGAAGAGCAGGATATCATCAACGCAATCTGTTTGTACCAGGCCGACCGTCAGAACATCGCACCTGAATCGGTGGAAGTCGAGCTATGCTACGATGACGACGAAGGTTTTTTTGCAAATGTCTATGTAAACCGGATGGAAATCCATATGAATACATTCGAGATGACGCAGGCACTGAGGATGTGGATTGAGCAGCAGCTCCATCAGGATCCATATGCTGCAGGGATAAAACTTATACTGGATGATGAACTCGGCATTGTCGCTGCGCTTCTCTGATCAAAAAGGACAGCTCCGTTTTCACCGGCCGCTGTCCTTTTGCTATTAGTTGATAACGCCGCAGGCAACCCGATCGCCTGAATCCCCGGATGGCTGTGATTCGCCATCATCCTCACCGGCGTGGATGACCAGAGCGGTCCCCCCGTCTTTCAGAAGAGAATCTTTCTTGCCGTCTTGCAGCGTCACGAGTTTCGTTGTGAACTCATCATCCACTGTGCCGTCATCACCGACTTCCAGATTCGGCAGATCACCAGCATGCGGTCCGCCTTCCGTGTCAAGCCCATGCTCTTTGTCTGCAGGATTGAAATGGCCGCCTGCCGATTTGAAATCAGGCGCTTCGCACACTCCTGTTTCATGGAAATGAATACCGTGCTTACCCGGTGACAGGCCTTCCGCTTCCACATGGACTTTCACGCCTTCCTTCGTCTCCGACAATTCTGCAGTCCCGGTCGTCTTGCCGTCAGTATCTTTCAGATCGACGAGCACAGAGTACGGTTTCACTTCATTCGTATTTTCAGTACCGGTTGTTGTATCATCGGATGCAGTCTCGTCCGCAGGTGCACTGCTGTCTTCTTTGTCTGCACTGCATGCCCCAAGTGCAAGCATCAGCAGGAACGCCGGAAAGATCGCTGTTTTCTTCAATATGAATTCCTCCCTATATAGTCCTCCATACTCTCTTACACATACCGGTCCCTTCTAAACATTCCGCTGAACGGCAAAGCCGTCCTGCAGCGTATAGTGGATACGCTGCGGACGGCTTTTTGGAGTGTGTTACACCTGTTCCGTTTTTTTATAAGTTGTCAAGAAAGACGGACGGGCAAAAATATTCGGTTTCTTGTCGATTCCTTCTTCAGTGCCTCGTTTTTTATGGGCATGCGCGTACGCATCGGACGTCTGCCAGTCCTTGAAAGCCTGTTCGTCTTTCCAGATTGTCAGGACCACATACGTATCGCTGTCAAGCGGACGCAGCACCCGGATTGCGCCGAACCCTTCGGTGTCTTCGATTCTCCGTGCACGACCCATGAACCGCTCCTCGAACAGCTCCTGGCCTTCCGCAGTCACCGGAATGTTGTTAAATACCGCGAATGCTCCGTCTGTCAGCGTTCCGGCAGTATCAAGGACGGTGTAGGAATCCGCGTCCGCAAAACTTGCGGATGCTTCATTCTCCTGGATAAGGACCGCTTCGTTGCCTTGTTCCATCAAGACGATTTCGTCGTCTGCGAGACCATTCAAAATAGCTTTCAAGGCTGCGGGATCTCCGTATGTTACATGTAAATTCATCTTCAATCTCCTGTCTGATTATAGAATGGCACGAGTGCCGGAATGGGAAAAGCAGCAGACCGAGTCCGCCGGTGTTCCTATGCTTCTATCAGTGCCATGCGTGCCGTTTGCGGTCTTTTCGCACAGCTGCTGCAGACCCGGCTGCCAGTACAATGATGGTGATGGCTCCGAGGATCAGACCATCCGAGAAGTAGTTCGATAAACCGCCTGCTGCCAGTACAGCCGACAATACACCGCAAAGTACTGCTGCTACGATAACTTTTTTCATCGCACTCACCTTTCCCGCCCATCCGCCATCATGAATGCCGCATGGCTGGTATGTATTCATTGAGATTGTTTCTCATTCTCATTGTAATGGATGTATCAGCGATGCGCAACCGCTGGTGTGTTTGATAGGAAAAAAGAATACGAAAAAGGTGAAGCCATATGCCTCACCCTCCCCGATTGTTTTGGATCAGCACATTTTCAGCAGCGCCTGCTCACCTGTCATGCCGGCGGTGATCCCTCTCTTTTCCGCCTCCAATGTAACCGACTCCAGCGGGGCAGCCAGAAGCTCATCGATCGTCTTCACCCCTGTCGCACGGCCTGCGATGATTTTTCGATCAGCCAGCAGACGGTTGAGCAGTCCGACATCGAGCGCTCCGCACATGATATAGCCGTGCTCGTTGGATACGGTGAGCAGCGTCGTCTTTGGAAGTGAGACGGAAACGGCCGTGAAACTGTGCCCTTCAATTGTAATCGTGTTTACGGTGACCAATAGATCCTCCCCTTTCCCTCTATACGTATGGCATCTCCTCATGAAGGGTGATTAGGAAGCCCGTTCAGAAACCATACTGCACTCAAAAGGAGGGATCCGCATGGCCAAACGGAATATCGATGGAGAAAAACAAGAGTACCGGGTGAAAAAACCCGGTCTCGAAGAAGTCGCACCTGAATTTCTGACGTATGGAGAAAAACGGGAAGCGATGAAAGACCTGTACCGCCAATCACAGAAGCAAAAAGAAGAGAAATGAACAAAACAGCACCGGAAGCCGTCGTTACGGCATCCGGTGCTGATGTATGGTCAAGATGGAACCGATTCGCCTTCCCGGCGGAAGAATCCGAAAATGCCGACCGTCTGCACGATATTTGCAAATGCTTTCGGGTCCACCTCATTGATGATTTTCTCCAAGTCATAAAGTTCATAGCGTGTGATGACAAGGTACATCATGTTTTTCTCTTCTTTCGTATACCCGCCCTTTGCAGGGATGATCGTGATACCCCTCACCATCTTTTCATGGATGGCTTCCTGCAGTTCATCCGCCTTCCGGGTGACGATCATGGCCGTCACTTTCTCATGGCGCGTATGGATCATATCGATCACAGCAGTCGATACATAAAGTGCCACCATCGTATAGAGGGCGTTTTCAGGTTCATACAGAATACCGGCCGCCACGATGATTACACCGTTCAGCAGCAGAAAATACGTGCCGATCGGTTTGTCCTGCAGGCGCGACAGCACCATGGCGACGATATCCATACCGCCGGTCGATGCCCCCAGCTTGAGGGAGATCCCCACACCAACACCGCCGATCACACCGCCGAAGACGGCATTCAGAATGATATCATCCGACATGGACATGACAGGGATGATTCCCATGAAGATTGTCGTGAAAATGACGGAAACGATACTGTAGATCGTAAAGCCTTTCCCGACTTTGAACCATCCGAGCACGAACACAGGAATGTTCAGCAGCAAAATCAGGATACCTGTGGAAATCGTGAGCCCGGC comes from Sporosarcina trichiuri and encodes:
- a CDS encoding YunC family protein; the protein is MRRCHTYRGKGEDLLVTVNTITIEGHSFTAVSVSLPKTTLLTVSNEHGYIMCGALDVGLLNRLLADRKIIAGRATGVKTIDELLAAPLESVTLEAEKRGITAGMTGEQALLKMC
- a CDS encoding DUF1641 domain-containing protein, with the protein product MTTPLNPEEAANTAAEGTKLPSEQKQDILDQLLKPEVQESLTTLVEKLPQLTELVDLMTKSYDVAKAVATDDVLKNDTAEFMKEIAAPVKDSAKNLAATVIEAKDLAAQNTETIGLFGLMKMIKDPEAQRIFRFLNAYLEVAGQRNRTK
- a CDS encoding YitT family protein: MFFIEAKRIAVVIIGALLLAVSLNLFLINANVYASGFSGMAQLLSSVLDDFAGLTISTGILILLLNIPVFVLGWFKVGKGFTIYSIVSVIFTTIFMGIIPVMSMSDDIILNAVFGGVIGGVGVGISLKLGASTGGMDIVAMVLSRLQDKPIGTYFLLLNGVIIVAAGILYEPENALYTMVALYVSTAVIDMIHTRHEKVTAMIVTRKADELQEAIHEKMVRGITIIPAKGGYTKEEKNMMYLVITRYELYDLEKIINEVDPKAFANIVQTVGIFGFFRREGESVPS
- a CDS encoding antibiotic biosynthesis monooxygenase family protein, which translates into the protein MNLHVTYGDPAALKAILNGLADDEIVLMEQGNEAVLIQENEASASFADADSYTVLDTAGTLTDGAFAVFNNIPVTAEGQELFEERFMGRARRIEDTEGFGAIRVLRPLDSDTYVVLTIWKDEQAFKDWQTSDAYAHAHKKRGTEEGIDKKPNIFARPSFLTTYKKTEQV
- a CDS encoding superoxide dismutase family protein, which produces MKKTAIFPAFLLMLALGACSADKEDSSAPADETASDDTTTGTENTNEVKPYSVLVDLKDTDGKTTGTAELSETKEGVKVHVEAEGLSPGKHGIHFHETGVCEAPDFKSAGGHFNPADKEHGLDTEGGPHAGDLPNLEVGDDGTVDDEFTTKLVTLQDGKKDSLLKDGGTALVIHAGEDDGESQPSGDSGDRVACGVIN
- a CDS encoding DUF2653 family protein; this translates as MAELMIEEQDIINAICLYQADRQNIAPESVEVELCYDDDEGFFANVYVNRMEIHMNTFEMTQALRMWIEQQLHQDPYAAGIKLILDDELGIVAALL
- a CDS encoding NAD(P)/FAD-dependent oxidoreductase yields the protein MTKQIVILGAGYGGLLAALNARNFLSESDAAITLINQTPTHQIITELHRLAGGTISEGAVALPLEKLLAGKGVQLLIETIENFDVNTKKVNLANGDTLSYDALVVALGSKTAYFGIPGLEENSMVLKSASEANAIYAHIVDRIKAYAVSHDEADATILIGGGGLTGVELVGEIVDHMPKVARENGVNPDDLKIMLVEAGPKILPVLPDPLIERATESLSKRGVEFLIGLPVTNVEGNEISLKDGRIIKANTFVWTGGVTGNPLVGESGIEVDRGRATVNEFLQSKSHKDVFVVGDAAVAFPAEEGARPYAPTAQNAWQMGELVGYNLYAMLAGKQMEVFNPVNSGTLASLGRKDAVASVGGNNTSLKGMPASLMKEASNVRYLSHIKGLFSLAY